A single genomic interval of Pyrus communis chromosome 5, drPyrComm1.1, whole genome shotgun sequence harbors:
- the LOC137734837 gene encoding dolichyl-diphosphooligosaccharide--protein glycosyltransferase subunit 1B-like has product MEALRSLGQLVIALSIFSHLSLLAYSSSSQDLQILNAERRIDLTSHIVKVFLTLKVENTGTSPVSEILLAFPPTPVDHLALLKAAITVGKKKKKSYVPLEVNPTELPDAPNGAKSFSISLLNPLNSGETATLEVLYILTHSLEPFPAEISQSESQLVYYRDSAIILSPYYIKQQTTFIRTPSTRVESFTRVESTNRAGSEIKYGPYKDRPAYSYSPIIVHFENNNAFAVVEELVREVEVSHWGNLQITEHYKLAHAGARHKGIFSRVDYQSRPHAGGVSSFKHLLARLPPRVHSVYYRDEIGNISSSHLRTDYLKSDLEIEPRYPLFGGWKATFVIGYGLPLEDFLFESPDGRRYLNFTFGCPLAETVVDKLTVKVVLPEGSKNPSAVVPFSVEQHLETKYSYLDVAGRTVVVLEKRNVVPEHNSHFQVYYTFNPVFMLAEPLMLVSTFFFVFMASVAYLHIDFSICKSS; this is encoded by the exons ATGGAAGCACTGCGAAGCTTAGGTCAGCTAGTCATAGCCTTGTCGATCTTCTCCCATCTCTCTCTGCTCGCTTATTCCTCTTCCTCTCAGGATCTCCAGATCCTTAACGCCGAGCGCAGA ATTGACTTGACCTCCCATATTGTGAAGGTTTTCTTGACGTTAAAG GTTGAAAACACTGGCACATCTCCTGTTTCGGAAATACTTCTTGCTTTTCCACCCACACCGGTTGATCACCTAGCATTGCTCAAAGCAGCTATCACtgttggaaaaaagaaaaagaaaagttatgTTCCCCTGGAAGTCAATCCCACTGAGCTACCTGATGCACCAAATGGGGCTAAATCGTTTTCTATCTCGTTGCTCAACCCACTAAATTCAGGTGAAACTGCAACACTAGAGGTGCTTTACATATTGACACATTCTCTGGAGCCTTTCCCAGCTGAGATAAGCCAATCAGAGTCTCAGTTGGTCTATTACCGCGATAGTGCAATAATATTGTCACCGTATTATATCAAGCAGCAGACTACTTTTATAAGAACGCCTAGTACTAGGGTGGAGTCATTTACAAGAGTGGAGTCCACAAACCGTGCTGGTTCCGAAATAAAGTATGGGCCATACAAGGATCGCCCAGCATACTCTTATTCTCCAATAATTGTTCATTTTGAGAATAACAATGCCTTTGCTGTTGTTGAGGAGCTTGTACGCGAAGTGGAAGTATCTCACTGGGGCAATCTTCAGATCACAGAGCATTACAAGTTGGCACATGCTGGTGCTCGACACAAAGGAATATTTTCGAG GGTTGACTATCAATCTAGGCCACATGCTGGTGGTGTCTCTTCATTCAAACATCTTCTAGCCAGACTACCTCCTAGGGTTCATTCTGTCTACTACCGAGATGAAATCGGAAACATCTCATCCTCACATTTACGTACAGATTATCTAAAG TCGGATCTTGAAATTGAGCCACGCTATCCTTTATTTGGTGGTTGGAAAGCTACATTTGTAATTGGGTACGGGTTACCACTGGAAGACTTCCTTTTTGAGTCACCTGATGGCAGGCGATACCTCAATTTCACTTTTGGTTGTCCTCTTGCTGAGACGGTGGTAGACAAGTTAACTGTAAAA GTTGTGCTACCAGAGGGATCAAAAAATCCTTCTGCTGTGGTTCCTTTTTCAGTTGAGCAACATCTAGAG ACCAAATATTCATACCTTGATGTTGCTGGAAGGACTGTGGTGGTTCTCGAAAAGAGAAATGTAGTTCCAGAACACAACTCTCATTTCCAG GTTTACTACACCTTCAACCCAGTCTTTATGCTGGCAGAACCACTGATGTTGGTGTCTACGTTTTTCTTCGTTTTCATGGCCAGTGTAGCTTACCTACACATAGATTTTTCCATATGCAAATCATCTTGA